One Candidatus Melainabacteria bacterium genomic window carries:
- the xdhB gene encoding xanthine dehydrogenase molybdopterin binding subunit: protein MSVVGKDIPHDSAVGHVTGESIYIDDMPFQKNELVVDYVGSPVAYGKIKSVDYSEAEKIPGVVGVYTYKDLGGINLFGPILQDEVLLCEDHCSFIGEPIVVIAAENYQALKLAKKAVKLDIEELKPILTIDEAKAQKAFIDKTYSIKRGDIATAFKNAEHIIEGTLITGGQDHFSLESQAAIVYPGEHNQIVIHSSTQAPSEVQQVAARVLGLQQNQVVCITKRMGGGFGGKETQATHPAVMAGLVALKTKRPARIIYSIDDDMKFTGKRHPFQNDYKVAFDSEGRIQALEAYLYTDGGAANDLSTAVLGRALTHSDNAYFVPNMEVYGYICKTNFPPNTAFRGFGGPQGCILIENIMEEIAAYLDMDGFEVRSKNCYGINDRNITHYGQLVENNTLPKIFDELRETSDYKARLEQVREFNAKSRTHLKGISFTAVKFGISFTNKFLNQANALVNIYLDGTIQVSTGATEMGQGVNTNIQQLVAGEFSIDHKNVIVMATSTEKNNNTSATAASSATDLNGSAAVNACQKLKQTLAECAAGYFSSKEVGIGNYPEKIVFEDGFVFDSRRPQNRLTFPELVVMAYRERRSLGERGHYLTKGIDFDWSVGQGNPFLYYTNGCAVSEVLIDRFTGQMKVERADLLMDVGKPINPGITRGQIVGAYVQGLGWASMEELKYTDKGALLAHSPTTYKIPNIHDVPPVLNVDIIENDANTVNVRGTKAVGEPPFVLGISVWTAVKHALSFVSNDEIPRLNLPATNEQILSRLTHYQSQSKNADPKQGKTKQPKKDRAAALAP, encoded by the coding sequence ATGTCTGTAGTCGGCAAAGATATTCCGCACGATTCTGCTGTCGGTCACGTCACAGGCGAGTCGATTTATATCGATGACATGCCTTTTCAGAAGAACGAGCTGGTTGTCGATTATGTAGGCAGTCCTGTTGCTTATGGCAAAATCAAATCTGTTGATTACAGTGAAGCAGAAAAAATTCCGGGTGTTGTTGGCGTCTATACATACAAAGACCTGGGCGGAATCAACCTTTTCGGACCAATTTTGCAGGATGAGGTCTTGCTCTGCGAGGATCATTGCTCATTTATTGGTGAGCCAATTGTTGTCATCGCCGCTGAAAACTATCAGGCTTTGAAGTTGGCTAAAAAGGCGGTCAAGCTCGATATTGAAGAGCTTAAGCCGATTTTGACAATCGATGAGGCTAAAGCGCAGAAAGCATTCATCGACAAGACCTATTCGATCAAGCGCGGAGACATCGCCACTGCCTTCAAGAACGCAGAACACATCATTGAAGGAACACTGATCACGGGTGGACAGGATCACTTCTCGCTGGAGTCTCAGGCAGCAATCGTCTATCCCGGCGAGCACAATCAGATCGTTATCCACTCATCCACTCAGGCACCGAGCGAGGTGCAGCAAGTAGCGGCAAGAGTGCTCGGCTTGCAACAAAATCAGGTTGTTTGCATCACCAAGCGCATGGGCGGCGGCTTCGGCGGCAAAGAGACTCAGGCTACGCACCCCGCGGTGATGGCGGGATTGGTAGCGCTGAAGACGAAGCGACCGGCTCGCATTATTTATTCGATCGACGACGACATGAAGTTCACGGGCAAGCGTCACCCGTTTCAGAACGACTACAAAGTTGCATTCGATTCAGAAGGAAGAATTCAGGCCCTGGAAGCCTATCTGTACACAGACGGTGGCGCCGCTAACGACCTGTCGACGGCGGTTTTGGGACGCGCCTTGACTCATTCAGATAATGCTTATTTTGTTCCGAACATGGAAGTATACGGATATATCTGCAAGACGAATTTTCCGCCAAACACTGCATTCCGCGGCTTTGGTGGTCCGCAGGGCTGCATATTGATCGAGAACATCATGGAAGAAATAGCTGCCTATCTAGATATGGACGGCTTCGAAGTGCGTTCGAAAAATTGCTATGGCATCAACGATCGCAATATCACTCATTACGGTCAGTTGGTGGAAAACAATACGCTGCCCAAAATCTTTGATGAACTGCGTGAGACTTCTGACTACAAGGCTCGCCTGGAGCAGGTCAGGGAATTCAATGCAAAATCTCGCACACACCTGAAAGGTATTTCCTTTACGGCTGTGAAATTTGGAATCTCTTTCACAAACAAGTTCTTGAATCAAGCTAACGCTCTCGTGAACATCTATCTGGACGGCACCATTCAAGTTTCAACCGGTGCGACTGAGATGGGTCAGGGCGTCAACACCAATATTCAACAGCTCGTGGCCGGCGAGTTTTCCATCGATCATAAAAACGTCATCGTCATGGCGACGTCTACCGAAAAGAACAACAACACGTCTGCGACGGCGGCCTCTTCTGCGACCGACTTGAATGGCAGCGCGGCGGTAAATGCCTGTCAAAAGCTGAAACAGACTCTCGCTGAGTGCGCGGCAGGATACTTCTCAAGCAAAGAGGTCGGCATCGGAAATTATCCAGAAAAGATAGTTTTCGAGGATGGTTTTGTTTTCGATTCGCGCAGACCACAAAATCGTCTCACCTTCCCCGAGCTTGTAGTCATGGCTTATCGTGAGCGCCGCAGTCTTGGTGAGCGTGGTCATTATTTGACTAAAGGTATTGATTTCGATTGGAGTGTTGGGCAGGGAAATCCGTTTCTGTACTACACAAATGGATGTGCCGTTTCTGAGGTATTGATCGACCGTTTCACAGGGCAGATGAAAGTCGAACGTGCCGACCTGCTCATGGATGTCGGTAAACCGATTAACCCTGGTATTACCCGTGGGCAGATCGTGGGCGCATATGTTCAGGGGCTCGGTTGGGCGAGTATGGAGGAGCTGAAATATACCGATAAAGGCGCTCTTCTGGCTCATTCGCCTACTACGTACAAGATCCCGAATATCCACGATGTGCCACCAGTTTTGAATGTCGATATTATTGAGAATGACGCCAATACCGTTAACGTGCGAGGTACCAAGGCTGTTGGTGAGCCGCCTTTCGTGCTTGGCATTTCAGTGTGGACGGCAGTAAAACATGCGCTTTCGTTTGTCTCGAATGACGAGATACCGCGCTTGAATTTGCCTGCCACCAATGAGCAAATACTTTCTCGGTTGACTCATTATCAGAGTCAATCCAAGAACGCGGATCCGAAACAAGGCAAGACGAAACAACCCAAAAAGGACAGAGCCGCCGCACTGGCGCCCTGA
- a CDS encoding nucleoside triphosphate hydrolase — MKQLNAAHPETVQHYAQILLQLSAKKQGRYLLGLTGSPASGKSTFSAQLVEHINETVAPGTAIVVPMDGYHYSNETLDEKGLKPLKGIPATFDASGYVELIRMLRNESSKSVFAPLFDRSIEASIENGIEILPQHRIIVSEGNYLLMNESPWNELPELFDEIWYIDSSIDLLIPRLTARHQAGGRNAEEALAKMESTDLPNAKLIESTKSRANRIVVIN; from the coding sequence ATGAAACAATTGAACGCCGCTCACCCTGAAACCGTACAACACTATGCGCAGATCCTTTTGCAGTTGAGCGCAAAGAAACAGGGTCGATATCTTCTCGGTTTGACAGGCTCACCAGCGTCCGGCAAGAGCACCTTTTCAGCGCAACTTGTAGAACACATCAACGAGACGGTAGCACCGGGGACTGCAATAGTCGTTCCTATGGACGGGTATCACTATTCCAACGAAACACTGGACGAAAAGGGTTTAAAACCACTGAAGGGAATTCCCGCGACTTTCGACGCTTCAGGCTATGTTGAGTTGATCAGAATGTTGCGAAACGAAAGCTCAAAGTCAGTTTTTGCCCCACTTTTCGATAGATCAATCGAGGCGTCGATAGAAAACGGCATAGAAATTCTGCCGCAGCACAGAATCATTGTCTCGGAAGGCAACTATCTGCTCATGAACGAGTCTCCGTGGAACGAATTACCAGAATTATTTGACGAAATCTGGTACATCGACTCGAGTATAGACTTACTTATTCCGAGACTCACAGCGAGACACCAGGCGGGTGGGCGGAACGCAGAAGAAGCTCTAGCCAAAATGGAGAGCACCGATCTACCGAATGCCAAATTGATCGAATCTACAAAATCGCGCGCAAACAGGATAGTGGTCATAAACTAA
- a CDS encoding PLP-dependent aminotransferase family protein yields MDFLVNLDPNATTPMHRQIYEEIRRAILSGRLSAGHKMPSTRALSQSLGISRATVTMSYEYLLSEGYFESLTGSGTYVSRQIPEDLMHVDHELSSDASTELHDAAEPIIPVQHKRLSWYGQTLASRNWLDFPDIEPPIQFSFGRPDLDEFPMRVWSQLISKYLNQRDLSSLDCPTRSKGHLPLRQALAGYLARARAFQCDPERIVIVNGSQQAIALVARILVDRDDYAAIEEPGYLGAQKALMAAGANLLPIPVDHAGLRVEDLKRRFDARSGLSAKLVYVTPSHQYPTGVALALPRRLELLKWAARTGTYIIEDDYDSEYRYKGRPIPALAGLDKYGSVIYIGTFSKVLFPAMRLGYIVLPENLVDVFARGKWLVDRHSALLDQQVLTEFISAGHLERHIRKMRGLYERRRKLFVDKLKETFGNRISILGDNAGINVLVRFNTECGDEELVERAMQQGVGLSSTRKYYIGQHRPNEFLLNYGGLKDEDLLEGIRVIASILDESGAMSAPV; encoded by the coding sequence ATGGATTTTCTCGTAAATCTGGACCCAAATGCGACCACTCCCATGCACCGCCAGATCTATGAAGAGATCCGGCGGGCGATACTTTCGGGGCGCTTGTCAGCCGGACACAAAATGCCTTCGACCAGGGCTTTAAGCCAATCCCTTGGCATTTCCAGAGCCACCGTGACAATGAGTTATGAGTATCTTCTAAGCGAGGGATACTTTGAATCGCTTACTGGGTCGGGCACTTACGTCTCGAGGCAGATTCCGGAAGATCTCATGCATGTGGATCACGAGCTGTCGAGCGACGCTTCCACCGAGTTGCATGACGCTGCCGAGCCGATCATTCCAGTGCAGCACAAGAGGTTATCGTGGTACGGGCAAACGCTGGCCTCGCGCAATTGGCTTGATTTTCCAGATATCGAACCGCCGATACAGTTCAGCTTTGGACGCCCGGACTTAGACGAGTTTCCTATGCGCGTCTGGTCTCAGTTGATAAGCAAGTATCTAAATCAGCGCGATCTGAGCTCACTAGATTGTCCAACTCGTTCTAAAGGGCATCTTCCACTGCGTCAGGCGCTAGCGGGCTATCTGGCACGGGCAAGAGCCTTTCAGTGCGACCCTGAGCGCATCGTTATAGTGAATGGTTCGCAGCAGGCAATTGCTCTTGTTGCGCGCATTCTTGTAGATAGAGATGATTATGCGGCAATTGAGGAACCTGGCTATCTGGGCGCACAGAAGGCTTTGATGGCTGCTGGTGCGAATTTGCTTCCGATTCCTGTCGACCATGCCGGATTGCGCGTTGAAGATTTGAAGCGACGTTTTGATGCGCGGTCGGGATTGTCGGCCAAGCTTGTCTATGTGACGCCGTCGCATCAATATCCGACCGGTGTTGCCCTGGCGTTGCCCCGGCGGCTGGAACTGTTGAAGTGGGCGGCTCGCACAGGCACCTATATTATTGAGGACGATTATGACAGTGAATACCGTTATAAAGGACGTCCTATTCCTGCACTGGCTGGCTTGGACAAGTATGGTTCCGTCATCTACATAGGCACCTTTTCCAAGGTGTTATTTCCCGCGATGCGCCTCGGTTATATCGTACTACCTGAGAATCTTGTTGATGTGTTCGCTCGCGGAAAGTGGCTTGTTGACAGGCACTCCGCCTTGCTCGACCAACAGGTATTGACAGAGTTTATTAGTGCGGGGCATCTGGAGCGTCATATTCGCAAAATGCGTGGACTGTATGAAAGACGGCGAAAACTCTTCGTAGACAAGCTGAAAGAGACTTTTGGCAATCGCATCTCAATACTGGGGGATAATGCCGGCATTAACGTGCTGGTGCGTTTTAATACCGAATGCGGTGACGAAGAACTGGTGGAGCGTGCCATGCAGCAAGGTGTTGGATTGTCTAGCACAAGGAAATACTACATCGGACAGCATCGACCAAACGAATTTTTGCTCAATTATGGCGGGTTGAAGGATGAGGACTTGCTAGAGGGAATTCGCGTGATTGCATCGATTCTGGATGAGAGCGGAGCGATGTCTGCACCTGTTTAA
- a CDS encoding carbonic anhydrase: MLKLLPGLHQFKSEIHAQNEKFFERLASGQSPDAVFITCSDSRVVPDLITQTDPGTLFVIRNAGNIVPAYSSESDSPAEEATIEYAVSQLNVKEIIVCGHSGCGAMSGLLQMDKLDAMPAVKKWLKHTERTLDIIATDYCDLDWDCKVSAAIQVNVLVQLEHLRTLPCIAKRVMSREIELHGWVYDIESGEVYIFDPIDEEFKAPVKTVEGFDLNSGRTFSNK; encoded by the coding sequence ATGCTGAAGCTACTTCCTGGTCTCCATCAATTCAAATCTGAGATCCATGCGCAGAACGAGAAATTCTTCGAGCGTTTGGCGTCCGGGCAGTCACCAGACGCTGTTTTCATCACTTGCTCCGATTCGCGAGTGGTGCCGGATTTGATTACGCAGACCGACCCCGGCACTCTGTTCGTCATCCGCAATGCCGGCAACATTGTGCCTGCCTACTCTTCAGAATCTGACAGCCCCGCTGAAGAGGCAACGATCGAGTATGCGGTTAGTCAACTCAACGTGAAAGAAATTATCGTATGCGGTCACTCAGGCTGTGGTGCCATGAGCGGCCTACTGCAGATGGACAAGCTCGATGCAATGCCAGCCGTAAAGAAGTGGCTCAAGCACACCGAAAGAACGCTCGATATTATTGCTACCGACTATTGTGATTTAGATTGGGATTGCAAAGTCAGTGCCGCGATTCAGGTAAATGTTCTCGTGCAACTGGAGCATTTGCGCACCCTGCCATGCATAGCCAAACGAGTTATGTCGCGTGAAATTGAGTTGCACGGCTGGGTCTACGACATTGAAAGCGGCGAAGTCTACATCTTCGATCCAATTGACGAAGAGTTCAAAGCGCCCGTTAAAACTGTTGAAGGATTTGATCTGAATTCTGGACGAACATTTTCGAATAAGTAA
- a CDS encoding periplasmic heavy metal sensor, which yields MFPFSGGKFGGKHYGPGGPGGRHGHGPFGHFGAEMLHDLELTDEQVERIAELKADGMSEGMRMMAEGGQLFKHMMRELMKEDLDKNKVKDAHKKLQEHKLKMGDAMLEHALAFAETLTPQQRKKLKRSTMRRFLGLDGDRGGPGFGPGFGFGPGGPGGPGGPGGPGGRPDR from the coding sequence ATGTTTCCATTTTCAGGTGGTAAGTTCGGGGGCAAACACTACGGACCAGGTGGACCCGGTGGACGCCACGGACATGGACCCTTCGGTCACTTCGGAGCAGAAATGCTGCACGACCTCGAGCTGACCGACGAGCAGGTCGAACGAATAGCCGAACTCAAAGCCGACGGTATGAGCGAAGGCATGCGGATGATGGCAGAGGGAGGACAACTCTTTAAGCACATGATGCGCGAATTGATGAAAGAAGATCTCGATAAAAACAAGGTCAAGGATGCGCACAAGAAACTGCAAGAGCACAAGCTCAAGATGGGCGATGCGATGCTCGAACATGCTCTTGCATTTGCCGAAACCCTGACACCACAGCAACGCAAAAAGCTGAAACGCTCGACTATGCGCAGGTTCTTAGGACTCGACGGGGATCGTGGAGGTCCCGGTTTCGGTCCGGGCTTCGGATTCGGTCCAGGCGGCCCGGGCGGACCCGGAGGACCAGGGGGACCGGGCGGCAGACCCGACCGTTAA
- a CDS encoding N-acetyltransferase gives MQTIEIDLKIRRLTHDDFEDAYSLVRDIYASTDMMCQPFDEKYPDFESFERDLNEHDATEGAFFLVAQTSHGLAGYVTVKPVSAAKLAHTAYLNMGVSENSRRKAVGRALLSAALSQIVADGKIEILYLNVRADNFAAVKLYLSEKFEVIAELEKDTKIGDRYYTGLLMRRFIINS, from the coding sequence ATGCAAACAATAGAGATAGATTTAAAAATCAGACGACTTACTCACGACGACTTCGAGGACGCTTACAGCTTAGTCCGCGACATATACGCGTCGACGGACATGATGTGCCAACCGTTCGACGAGAAATATCCCGATTTCGAATCATTTGAACGCGATTTGAATGAGCACGATGCGACAGAAGGCGCATTCTTTCTGGTCGCGCAGACGTCTCACGGGTTAGCGGGCTATGTCACTGTCAAACCAGTTTCTGCTGCGAAGCTTGCGCATACCGCTTACTTGAACATGGGCGTGAGTGAGAATTCTCGCCGCAAAGCGGTCGGCAGAGCACTCTTATCTGCGGCTTTATCTCAGATTGTAGCCGACGGTAAAATCGAGATTCTATATCTGAATGTTCGAGCCGATAATTTTGCTGCGGTTAAGCTCTATCTGTCAGAAAAGTTCGAAGTCATCGCTGAACTCGAGAAGGATACAAAGATTGGCGACCGCTATTACACGGGTCTTTTGATGCGGCGATTTATCATCAATTCCTGA
- a CDS encoding xanthine dehydrogenase accessory protein XdhC — protein MNDLLLENTPFVSVTVVDAIGSVPNEIGAKMLVTDEGLYFGTIGGGKVETKAIAEAQKMLKPENDLKHDNNSRSAFASWALDKDLGMTCGGSVKVFFEAHNTNPWRITIFGAGHCANALINILKNLDCRITCIDPRKEWLDKLPQSSKLAKVLSSDMPSKVDTIHDDSFVVLLTMGHATDKPILLNLLRRYPGKKFPYIGVIGSKAKAAILVKDLVAANMPASHANLYHCPMGLPIGSNHPQEIAISIAGQLLQERDKLRKPPTVELADSVS, from the coding sequence ATGAACGATTTGCTGCTGGAGAATACTCCATTCGTCAGCGTGACTGTTGTTGACGCTATCGGTAGCGTGCCTAATGAGATCGGTGCGAAGATGCTCGTTACTGATGAAGGGCTTTACTTTGGCACCATCGGCGGTGGAAAAGTTGAGACAAAAGCGATTGCTGAAGCACAGAAAATGCTCAAGCCGGAGAATGATCTCAAGCATGACAACAACTCCAGGAGCGCTTTTGCCAGTTGGGCTCTTGATAAAGATCTGGGCATGACTTGTGGTGGCTCAGTAAAAGTTTTTTTCGAAGCGCACAATACAAATCCCTGGCGTATCACCATATTTGGTGCTGGTCATTGCGCCAATGCTCTGATAAACATTCTCAAAAATCTTGATTGTCGCATTACTTGCATCGATCCTCGGAAGGAGTGGCTGGACAAGCTGCCGCAGAGCTCGAAACTGGCGAAAGTTCTTTCGTCTGACATGCCTTCCAAGGTTGATACTATCCACGACGACTCGTTTGTCGTGTTGCTCACCATGGGTCATGCGACCGACAAGCCTATCCTTTTGAATCTGCTCAGGCGTTATCCCGGCAAAAAGTTTCCTTACATCGGTGTAATCGGTAGCAAAGCTAAGGCGGCAATTCTTGTGAAAGATTTAGTTGCCGCGAACATGCCCGCCTCGCATGCCAACCTCTATCACTGCCCGATGGGCTTGCCAATTGGCAGCAATCATCCACAGGAGATAGCGATCAGTATCGCTGGGCAGCTTTTGCAAGAAAGAGATAAACTAAGAAAGCCCCCTACCGTAGAGCTAGCAGATTCAGTCAGTTGA
- a CDS encoding MarR family transcriptional regulator: MSSGRKIKKQGRNEHGRGDEPHGEHGRGAHGEHGHGERGRDEHGHGEHGHGEHGHGERGRDEHGHGEHGHGAHGHGEHGRGEHGHGEHSRKGMRGFFPPHDGTPAENAMAALMMTAKMIHRFGESRIAQNKQYSKLSGPRMGVLFIVHHTGGIRMGDLAARLNVAPRTVTDLVDGLERDGFLHRVPDPRDRRASLLELSDFAKKDFDRISAMRKAFVEEIFSPLSNEEKEALIALLSKLQEGPIRDLLNGSADADQPTTD; encoded by the coding sequence GTGTCAAGCGGCAGAAAAATAAAAAAGCAGGGGCGCAACGAGCACGGGCGGGGGGATGAGCCGCACGGTGAGCATGGGCGTGGCGCACATGGCGAACACGGACATGGTGAGCGCGGGCGCGATGAGCACGGTCATGGTGAACACGGACATGGTGAGCACGGGCATGGTGAGCGCGGGCGCGATGAGCACGGTCATGGTGAACACGGACATGGTGCGCACGGACATGGTGAGCACGGGCGTGGCGAACACGGGCACGGTGAACATTCGCGAAAGGGAATGCGAGGATTCTTTCCGCCGCATGATGGTACCCCAGCAGAAAATGCAATGGCGGCTTTGATGATGACTGCCAAAATGATTCATCGGTTCGGCGAATCCAGAATTGCGCAGAATAAGCAGTACAGCAAGTTATCTGGCCCCCGCATGGGCGTGTTGTTTATTGTGCATCACACGGGTGGTATCAGGATGGGTGACCTGGCTGCCAGATTGAATGTGGCACCACGCACGGTGACTGACTTGGTCGATGGTCTCGAACGTGATGGCTTCCTCCATCGGGTTCCAGACCCGCGCGATCGGCGTGCTTCGCTTCTTGAGCTCTCGGACTTTGCGAAGAAAGATTTTGACCGAATATCGGCTATGAGGAAAGCTTTCGTCGAAGAAATATTCTCGCCTTTGAGCAACGAAGAGAAAGAGGCACTGATTGCGCTATTGAGTAAATTGCAGGAAGGTCCGATTCGAGATTTGTTGAATGGCAGCGCCGATGCTGATCAGCCGACGACTGATTAG
- a CDS encoding tetratricopeptide repeat protein, which yields MKTAIVAVILVSITAIASASAQSPRGQTDAGPVMSKPSDWNKMMPNSNPMETPAPTISLPNSKFTKPPVAAQSVGDRVSTNAREALAYAQKDDWDHALESIDKAIALDPSVDFLYSFRARVFKNLGRNNDSVKDLMKVKELQSKTNADAVNRYHQQQVQQAGMPDLRDRVRTFLGK from the coding sequence ATGAAAACAGCCATCGTTGCCGTAATACTGGTATCCATCACCGCGATTGCGTCGGCATCGGCACAGTCACCGCGCGGTCAAACAGACGCCGGTCCAGTAATGTCGAAACCGTCCGACTGGAACAAGATGATGCCTAACTCGAATCCTATGGAAACACCGGCGCCCACTATTTCGCTCCCCAACAGCAAATTCACAAAACCTCCCGTTGCGGCTCAAAGTGTAGGCGATCGTGTCTCCACCAACGCACGTGAGGCTCTCGCTTACGCACAGAAAGATGATTGGGATCACGCTCTTGAAAGCATCGATAAGGCAATTGCGCTCGATCCAAGTGTCGACTTCCTCTATAGCTTCCGCGCCAGGGTCTTTAAGAATCTCGGAAGAAACAACGATTCGGTCAAAGACCTCATGAAGGTCAAAGAATTGCAATCAAAGACCAACGCTGATGCAGTAAACCGCTACCATCAGCAGCAAGTGCAGCAAGCCGGAATGCCCGATCTGCGTGACAGAGTGCGCACTTTCCTCGGCAAATAG
- a CDS encoding tetratricopeptide repeat protein, whose product MKNKVAALSVFLLASSFSAASFSAAHAECPKWERLSQSGQKALDAGDYNKAEQTWLKAVAEAEFCGERDPALPLSWKRLGECYQKNGKYIDAADAFKKSEEHYKTNGSEDAELSNDLASLAKVYRVIDFSELTPKVADAFKESGVQQIGLCKLVQGNRFQLNLADKFVKTIDNNDVDQLSLDKLVSFDVLEQPDGSIAVNNIKGLKVHAKMWVTIVQSRLQPNNPEGATADVTATKMGISKTVSCKLPSDSIDPMNTLIAKLHDFNNGVVTASTNTSGTGATSSTTGSTTSSTTGSTTSSTTGSTTSSTTGSTTSSTTGSTTSSTTGSTTSNTTSSTTSAPTTNVSTGTSESPTPSSIGSTTTAGTAESATTSGSTTSATETGDTSSQSK is encoded by the coding sequence ATGAAGAACAAAGTTGCCGCCCTGAGTGTTTTTCTGTTGGCATCGAGCTTTTCAGCAGCAAGCTTTTCCGCTGCACATGCGGAGTGTCCAAAGTGGGAACGATTGAGCCAGTCAGGCCAAAAGGCGCTTGATGCCGGCGACTACAACAAAGCTGAGCAGACCTGGCTAAAAGCTGTTGCCGAAGCTGAGTTTTGCGGTGAACGCGATCCCGCCCTGCCATTGAGCTGGAAAAGATTAGGCGAGTGTTATCAGAAAAATGGAAAGTACATCGACGCTGCCGACGCCTTCAAAAAATCCGAAGAGCACTACAAAACCAACGGCTCAGAAGATGCCGAATTATCAAACGACTTAGCATCGCTCGCTAAAGTTTACCGGGTGATTGACTTCAGCGAACTTACGCCTAAAGTTGCCGACGCTTTCAAAGAGTCGGGAGTGCAGCAAATTGGACTTTGTAAGCTAGTTCAAGGAAATCGCTTTCAACTGAATCTGGCGGACAAGTTCGTCAAAACCATCGACAACAATGATGTAGACCAGCTCAGTCTGGACAAGTTAGTGTCATTCGATGTTTTAGAGCAGCCGGATGGGTCAATAGCTGTGAACAACATCAAAGGTTTGAAAGTGCACGCCAAAATGTGGGTGACGATTGTGCAGTCCCGCCTGCAACCAAATAACCCTGAAGGTGCGACCGCTGATGTGACAGCCACCAAAATGGGGATTTCCAAAACCGTCAGTTGCAAATTGCCGTCAGACTCAATCGACCCGATGAATACGCTGATTGCGAAACTGCACGATTTCAACAACGGTGTCGTCACGGCTTCGACAAACACATCAGGCACTGGTGCTACATCCAGCACAACCGGCTCGACCACATCCAGCACGACTGGCTCAACCACATCCAGCACGACCGGTTCGACCACATCCAGTACGACCGGCTCCACCACATCCAGTACAACCGGCTCGACAACATCCAGCACGACCGGCTCGACTACATCCAATACAACCAGTTCGACTACATCCGCTCCGACAACTAATGTTTCAACTGGCACAAGCGAGTCCCCAACTCCATCGAGCATCGGATCCACGACTACCGCAGGCACGGCAGAATCGGCAACCACGTCAGGCAGCACAACATCAGCTACTGAAACCGGCGATACCTCCTCACAATCAAAATGA